The window TGGATTAGGGGCTGCCTGGCTCCAATATGAACTCATGGCAACCAATTACATCAGCAATCACCCAATTTTCAGAtcaggtcacattcacaggtcccaggggttaggacttcatcCGGGaaatgggaggtggggtggggtgagacaGTTCACTCTGTAACACCCCCTTTCTCCTGGTTCCCTGTGACCCTCTCTGCGGGAATGAAAAAGCCCAAGTAACACTGAAGTGAGAAGCCCCCAGCTGTCAGAGACACCCAGTGATTTGAGGGGTACAGACGGTGGCTTAAGGGGCATAGTTCAGGTGGTGCCAGAGCAGGCAGGGGTCTCCAGGTGCCTGGGAGAGGCCGCAGGCACAGGCAGACTGAGCCCGGCTCTAAGCCCGGTGAGACTGGGCCCGAGGACAGGGGACCCGGGTCTTTGGAACTGCACagtcacctgtgtgtgtgtgttgggcgaGGGGTGATTGGCCAGAGTCAGACAGGAAGGAAAGGGTTAGCTCCGTCCCACTTAAAGCTGCGCCCCCTGCAAGCAACCGCAGCGGTTCGGAGGTTGTCATATGCTGTCCTCATCCAGCATCCGGGTGAGGCCGTCGCAGATCCGGCGCAGGTGGGAGCGGTAGGGCTCGGCGGGGCTGTAGAGCGCCGCCAGGAAGTCGCAGTCGGCCAGGTGGCCAAACACGTGGTTGATGCGGCCGTGGGACTTGGCGGTCAGGTGCGCGCCGGCCGCCTGGTGCAGCAGGTCCCGGCACTCGAGCAGGGCGGCGGCCAGCACGCGCCGGTCGAAGGTGAAGTCCACCTGGTGGAAGCTGACAGCGGTCATGGCCAGGCGGCGCGCCTGCTGCCGCAAGCGCTGCAGCCGCGCCAGCTCCTCGGCGCCCAGCTGCCCGGCGCGCAGCAGGACGCTCAGCTTCACCGCCACCTTGACCAGGTTCTTGACCAGCTTCTGGGCCTCCTTGCGGCTGCGGGTGAACTCCTTGGTGGCGCGGTACAACTCGTCCAGCACCTCGCTGCTGGTGTCGTCAATGAAGGCGGACGCCACTGCCCGGGAGGCCATCTTGCTCAGGAGCTTCTTCTGGGCCTGGAGGGCCAGGCTCTTGGTGCTGAAGGTGTCCATCTGTCCTGCGAGGGGAGACACACAGACCTGCCGTCAGCCCGCGGGGCCCAGCTGTGAGGGGCTTTCAGGGGCAGGCAGCTAATGCTGGAGATCTGTCTTCCCCATCCGAGAAATGGGCGTGCGCCACCAGCCTATCCCCAGGGGAGCCCACGTACCCACACCACAGAGGTACTGGGTGTGCAGAGCTGACTGGGACACCTTTCCTCCCCCCTGCACCAAACACAGCAAGTGCCGCCATCTGCGATGCTGCAAGAGCCCTTAGCAGGGGCTCCTCAGCAGATCAAGAAGGCCCTGGACAAAGGGACAGGTAACAAGATGGGGAGGGAATCCCAGGCAGGAAGATTACGGAGCTCCAAGGCCTAGGGAAGAGAAATTCAGAGTTGTTGGAGGACCGGATGCAGAAACTTGTGAACAAATAGCAAAAGCTATTTTTAGGAAAAGcttgtaaaaacaaacaacattCACACTGAAGAGATAATGACCCAAGGGACCCTAAGGGACCTAAGGGAATTTGTTTCTTAAAGGAATTAATGTGTAGTGGTAAAATCTGGGCAGGGCCTTctgttatggtttattacagaatatagaTCCCTGTGTTATACCCTAGGACCTGTGGTTTAGCCATTTCTGTAAACAATACTTTGCACCTACTTTTCCCAAACTCCCAACTAATCCCAGACTTGCAACTGCAAGTCTGTTgtctatgtctttatttttggctgttctgggtctttgttgcttcgtgggctttctctagttgtagcaggtgggggctactctagttgcggatcacagacttctcattgcgatggct is drawn from Bos mutus isolate GX-2022 chromosome 7, NWIPB_WYAK_1.1, whole genome shotgun sequence and contains these coding sequences:
- the TNFAIP8L1 gene encoding tumor necrosis factor alpha-induced protein 8-like protein 1, with amino-acid sequence MDTFSTKSLALQAQKKLLSKMASRAVASAFIDDTSSEVLDELYRATKEFTRSRKEAQKLVKNLVKVAVKLSVLLRAGQLGAEELARLQRLRQQARRLAMTAVSFHQVDFTFDRRVLAAALLECRDLLHQAAGAHLTAKSHGRINHVFGHLADCDFLAALYSPAEPYRSHLRRICDGLTRMLDEDSI